Genomic segment of Acidobacteriota bacterium:
TCGGGGTGGGGGAGCTGGCGCGCGACCTGGTGGCCGGCGCCAAGGAGGCCGGAGCGGTCACTCATTGGTTCGCCGATGCCGCCGCCGCCGCGTCCTTCGCCGCCGCCGAGCTCGGGGCCGGCGACACGGTGCTGATCAAGGGATCTCGCGGCGTCGCCCTCGAGGCGGTGGTCGAGCGCTTGCGCCTGGCCGGAGGGGAGGCCTGATGCTCTACCACCTCCTCTATCCGCTGAGCGAGCAGTTCGCGATCTTCAATGTCTTCCGCTACATCACCTTCCGGGGCGCCGGGGCGATCGTGACGGCGCTGTTGATCTCGCTGCTCCTCGGGCCGCGCTTCATCCGCACCCTGCGGCGATTGAGCGTCGGCCAGAACATTCGCGACGTCGGACCGGAGCAGCACCACATCAAGGCCGGCACGCCCACCATGGGCGGCCTCCTGATCATCTTTTCGGTGGTGGTGTCGACGCTGCTGTGGGCCAACCTCACCAACTACTACGTCTGGATCGCCGTCGGGGTGACGGTGGCCTTCGCCGCGGTGGGCTTCGCCGACGATTACATGAAGGTGCGCAACCGTCGCAACCTCGGCCTGACGGCACGCAGCAAGTTCATCCTGCAGGTGCTGGCGGCGGGCCTGGCGGCGGTGGCGTTGCGCGCCTTGCCCCATCCCTACGACTTCAGCGACACCCTCGCCTTCCCCTTCTTCAAGCAGGTGGTGCTGCCCCTCGGCCTGGCCTATGTGCCCTTCGTCGCTTTCGTGCTGGTGGGTTCGTCGAACGCCGTCAACCTGACCGACGGCCTCGACGGCCTGGCCATCGGCGTGACCCTGATCGCGGCGTCGACC
This window contains:
- the mraY gene encoding phospho-N-acetylmuramoyl-pentapeptide-transferase; the protein is MLYHLLYPLSEQFAIFNVFRYITFRGAGAIVTALLISLLLGPRFIRTLRRLSVGQNIRDVGPEQHHIKAGTPTMGGLLIIFSVVVSTLLWANLTNYYVWIAVGVTVAFAAVGFADDYMKVRNRRNLGLTARSKFILQVLAAGLAAVALRALPHPYDFSDTLAFPFFKQVVLPLGLAYVPFVAFVLVGSSNAVNLTDGLDGLAIGVTLIAASTYAVFTYVAGNRVVASYLQVEYVAGAGEVTIFCAALVGAGVGFLWFNAHPAEVFMGDVGSLSIGAAIGIVAVLAKQEIVLVLVGGIFVLEALSVILQVASFKLTGKRVLRMAPLHHHFELAGWAEPKIIVRFWILAGLCALFGLSTLKLR